One genomic window of Ruminococcus gauvreauii includes the following:
- a CDS encoding energy-coupling factor transporter transmembrane component T, with product MSEFAGYHPAVLFIYYVLVLVFAMFTVHPVVLAFVLLGGILLFGALNPLRVLARNLLYYFFFFLLLAVTNPLFAHNGETILFFMNDNPITLEAFVYGAALAIMIVGVMFWCKNYNLIMTSDKFIYLFGKAIPRLSLVLSLALRFIPLFKEQIHKINQTQKVMGLYSTDSRMDRLMSGMRVFNSILSWAIENSLETADAMKARGYGLPGRTNFSLFKFRKRDGVLLGAIAVLTAAIWAGYFLLPLNFTFYPVVDQIQNTRQAAGVYAVVLIYMILPALLEIKEKLRWNYLKSRI from the coding sequence ATGAGTGAGTTTGCAGGTTATCACCCCGCGGTGCTGTTCATCTATTATGTGCTGGTGCTTGTCTTTGCCATGTTCACCGTACATCCTGTCGTGCTGGCATTTGTGCTGCTGGGCGGGATCCTGCTTTTTGGGGCGCTGAATCCTCTGCGGGTGCTGGCAAGAAATCTGCTGTACTATTTCTTCTTTTTCCTTCTGCTTGCGGTCACCAATCCGCTGTTTGCGCATAACGGGGAGACAATACTGTTTTTCATGAATGACAATCCGATCACCTTGGAAGCGTTCGTGTACGGCGCTGCGCTTGCCATCATGATTGTGGGCGTGATGTTCTGGTGCAAGAACTATAATCTGATCATGACATCAGATAAATTCATCTATCTGTTCGGAAAGGCGATTCCGCGGCTGTCCCTGGTGTTGTCCCTGGCTCTCCGATTTATTCCGCTGTTTAAAGAACAGATCCATAAGATCAACCAGACACAGAAGGTGATGGGACTCTACTCCACGGACAGCCGGATGGACCGCCTGATGAGCGGAATGCGGGTGTTTAACAGCATCCTTTCATGGGCGATTGAAAATTCCCTGGAGACAGCGGATGCGATGAAGGCGCGCGGCTACGGCCTTCCGGGGCGGACAAACTTTTCACTGTTCAAATTCCGGAAACGGGACGGCGTCCTGCTGGGGGCAATCGCTGTCCTGACCGCCGCCATCTGGGCGGGGTACTTTCTGCTGCCTCTTAATTTTACATTTTATCCGGTCGTGGACCAGATTCAGAATACACGCCAGGCAGCGGGAGTATATGCGGTCGTGCTGATCTACATGATTCTGCCCGCCCTGCTTGAGATAAAGGAGAAACTTCGATGGAATTACTTAAAGTCGAGAATCTGA
- a CDS encoding ECF transporter S component, with amino-acid sequence MKIRRLTGILLLVASAAGLIFCGVTAFQDRRYNLISVILVLLACVPFYYAYEKKDGNIRRMVILAVMTAIAVVGRFVFVVLPGFKPVTAVVIIAGMYMGPEAGFLTGSLAAIISNMFFGQGPWTPFQMLAWGLPGMIAGLPGIRKALKNKSVLVIYGVVMGFMYSAIMDIWTVLSMDGTFNWIRYGAALFTAIPVTIEYMAANVVFLMLGIGPIGTKLERIRLKHGIFDE; translated from the coding sequence ATGAAGATAAGACGATTAACGGGGATTCTGCTGCTGGTCGCCTCTGCGGCGGGGCTCATCTTCTGCGGAGTCACGGCGTTTCAGGACAGGCGCTATAATCTGATATCTGTCATTCTGGTACTGCTTGCCTGTGTGCCTTTCTATTATGCCTACGAAAAGAAGGATGGGAATATCCGGCGTATGGTGATCCTGGCGGTTATGACAGCCATCGCCGTCGTAGGAAGATTTGTCTTTGTAGTACTTCCGGGATTTAAGCCGGTGACGGCGGTCGTGATCATTGCCGGCATGTATATGGGACCGGAGGCAGGGTTCCTGACAGGGTCACTGGCTGCTATTATTTCCAACATGTTTTTCGGGCAGGGACCCTGGACACCGTTTCAGATGCTGGCGTGGGGACTGCCCGGAATGATCGCCGGACTGCCCGGAATACGAAAAGCACTGAAGAATAAAAGCGTACTCGTGATATACGGAGTGGTCATGGGCTTCATGTATTCGGCGATTATGGATATCTGGACCGTCCTTTCCATGGACGGTACATTTAACTGGATTCGTTACGGGGCAGCTCTCTTTACAGCTATTCCGGTGACGATAGAGTATATGGCGGCTAATGTGGTGTTTCTGATGCTTGGCATCGGTCCGATCGGGACGAAACTGGAGCGCATCCGCTTAAAACACGGAATTTTTGATGAGTAA
- a CDS encoding InlB B-repeat-containing protein encodes MDRKKQNNLRRRGSVRHCIHRLTAVMLVLILSMSACLMEAGAVSWNASADADDNFQQLRFWEDEKPGLRFYINAAARYELETVEKPAYGTNAGEWTVMSLLRGMYTGMDYLNFIPDDYFQNYYQRMTETVQSKNGELHAYKITEWCRVILALSALGKSPADVGGYDFLDKLSKSYNDTYWQGLNGPIFSLIALNTGGYQLYETPSDYQEGDINTEGRMLDYIVRHEILNSDKTIGGWALNDANAAENGADADITGMALQAMAPYYLDELKYKESGAATPYSEFIKAVERGIYTLHQMQLANGGFKGWGSDINTESTTQVIVALTELGIDPLSESVVLSNIGKECGFVTKGAVWDGTRCNNMIDAILMHWEKNSGSSEAVGGFKHVTAGDDGGGGSGDLVNPMATDQALYALISYDRFLNGENKLYDMTDMTDGSYTQMTAKTYNITYDGNGSAATGTEPYAPYEEVLLPVVQSTGDEAFVAWNTKADGTGTTYRPGETLSMPEQDVTLYAMFGQIDFSLELELNGGVLSEGVTVPDMFTPMDAEIVLPTADEITKEGCIFNGWYLSASAADKLSGTTVTSVPKGTYGDQKYYAGWRVSFDKINPFGVLISSLGKEIRISDRSVIRQARAIYDSMSVTEQKNLTCRAYYEKLVSAEEALKQLEASMDQAEVVISLITDIGMPVTLDREPYIREARESYDALQEEDKAYVTNYADLIAAEESLVILQENQEAADAAAALIRGIGEVTLESETVIAEARAAFELLTGEQQQLIKESTIALLESAELTLEQLREQAERIQNVRDLIALIPETLSIEDDSFQIVSDAQAAYIALSGEERQEITAEEADVIRHAQEVLNELAQQNAQWEDIEVSKELVTKISNYGGTAELEDEEDIQAIRAEYDGFTNVQKALVENYYSLVALEEILASLHLDVEVAAEIEAMIAAIGEVTLEKEEEIVAVGAAYRSLTANQKQLVGNFSDLVAAQQALSVLRNNRQQAQKTIDKIEAIGNVTLDSLDAILKAEKSYDKLTDAQKSLISEELLKVLADARTEYDRLEGLVLKGIELSESEITLAIGSTEEITVGYEPENTLTSKEILWSSSDTEVITVEDGVITAVGAGDAAVIARAKANKRIMATCAVHVKVPLTGITVNRKSMALTRGEVALLQVGFLPEDTTDDKTVTWTSGDPKVAQVSAAGKVTGIANGKTTITASVGKFKVSCSVQVYNYKISYQLNGGTNNSSNPVRYSGPWNVTLKNATRAGYTFGGWYTDKNFKNRITMIEKGSNKDYTLYAKWIKVTAPGKMEISSLTNTAAGSMKVTVKGKPSGAAGYHVLYADNSGMKNAKNIYTTMWGGKTITSLTPGKTYYVKVRAYKKDSAGKTIFGAYTAVRSVALVIPEKTVLSKVQSWGSQTLKISWEKVSGASGYQIYQRSSKTGPWKQVTQIANGNTTSYLHGNLISGRTYDYVVRAYRTVKNKKYIGANSNTVSGKPVPAQVKNVTARQASSNSIKVGWGKVNGASGYQIYRRNPATGKYQLVVQLNQAGATSYTEKGLKKGVTYTYVVRAYRTVNGSKVLGANSAETKGSIK; translated from the coding sequence GGAAGCGTGCGGCATTGTATACACAGGCTGACTGCGGTCATGCTGGTCCTGATCTTGTCGATGTCAGCATGCCTGATGGAAGCAGGTGCGGTTTCATGGAATGCAAGTGCAGATGCGGATGACAATTTCCAGCAGCTGAGATTCTGGGAAGATGAAAAGCCCGGTCTGCGCTTTTATATCAATGCTGCCGCGCGATATGAACTTGAGACAGTGGAAAAGCCGGCCTATGGCACAAATGCCGGCGAATGGACAGTGATGAGTCTGCTGCGCGGGATGTATACGGGAATGGATTATCTGAACTTTATACCGGATGATTATTTCCAAAACTATTATCAGCGTATGACTGAAACAGTACAGAGTAAGAACGGCGAACTTCATGCATATAAGATTACAGAGTGGTGCAGGGTGATACTTGCACTGAGCGCACTCGGCAAGTCACCGGCAGATGTGGGAGGCTATGACTTCCTGGATAAGCTGTCAAAATCATATAATGACACGTACTGGCAGGGGCTCAACGGTCCGATATTCAGCCTGATCGCCCTGAATACCGGCGGGTATCAGCTGTACGAGACACCTTCTGATTATCAGGAAGGCGATATCAACACCGAAGGCCGTATGCTGGATTATATCGTGCGCCATGAGATCCTGAATTCGGACAAGACGATCGGAGGCTGGGCACTGAATGACGCCAATGCGGCTGAGAACGGCGCTGATGCCGACATCACAGGAATGGCGCTGCAGGCAATGGCACCCTATTATCTGGATGAACTGAAATACAAAGAGTCCGGCGCAGCGACACCGTATTCGGAGTTTATCAAAGCGGTGGAACGCGGTATCTATACGCTGCACCAGATGCAGCTGGCTAATGGGGGCTTTAAGGGCTGGGGAAGCGACATCAATACCGAGTCGACGACTCAGGTGATCGTAGCCCTGACGGAGCTTGGCATCGATCCGCTATCTGAAAGCGTTGTGCTCTCCAATATAGGAAAAGAATGTGGGTTTGTCACAAAAGGCGCCGTATGGGACGGCACACGCTGCAATAATATGATCGACGCAATTCTGATGCACTGGGAGAAAAACAGCGGTTCCAGCGAAGCGGTGGGAGGATTCAAACACGTCACGGCGGGAGATGACGGAGGAGGCGGAAGCGGTGATCTGGTCAATCCAATGGCGACGGATCAGGCGCTTTACGCCCTGATTTCCTACGACCGTTTTCTGAACGGAGAGAATAAACTGTATGATATGACCGATATGACGGACGGCAGTTATACGCAGATGACAGCGAAAACATACAATATCACTTACGATGGCAATGGCTCTGCAGCGACAGGTACGGAACCTTACGCTCCGTATGAGGAAGTCCTGCTGCCGGTTGTGCAGTCCACGGGGGATGAGGCGTTTGTGGCATGGAACACGAAGGCGGACGGAACGGGAACGACGTACCGGCCGGGGGAAACGCTTTCCATGCCGGAACAGGATGTGACCCTGTATGCCATGTTCGGTCAGATTGATTTTTCACTGGAACTGGAATTAAACGGCGGAGTATTGTCGGAAGGTGTAACGGTGCCGGACATGTTCACACCGATGGATGCCGAGATCGTTCTGCCGACAGCAGATGAGATCACGAAAGAGGGCTGCATTTTCAACGGCTGGTATCTGAGTGCTTCCGCCGCTGATAAATTGTCCGGGACAACCGTGACATCGGTTCCGAAAGGGACGTATGGAGATCAGAAATATTACGCGGGCTGGAGGGTGTCATTTGACAAAATCAATCCGTTTGGAGTACTGATCTCAAGTCTGGGAAAGGAAATCAGAATTTCTGACCGCTCTGTCATCCGCCAGGCGCGTGCGATCTATGACAGTATGAGTGTGACGGAACAAAAGAATCTTACCTGCCGCGCGTATTATGAGAAGCTGGTATCTGCTGAAGAGGCGCTGAAACAATTAGAAGCAAGTATGGACCAGGCGGAAGTGGTGATCAGTCTGATCACGGACATCGGCATGCCGGTGACTTTAGACCGTGAACCTTATATAAGGGAGGCGCGTGAATCGTATGATGCCCTGCAGGAGGAAGATAAGGCTTATGTGACGAACTATGCCGACCTGATCGCAGCGGAAGAGAGCCTGGTTATCTTACAGGAAAACCAGGAAGCGGCCGATGCGGCAGCGGCTCTGATCCGGGGAATCGGCGAGGTGACGCTGGAATCAGAAACGGTAATCGCTGAAGCTCGTGCAGCCTTTGAACTGCTGACCGGGGAACAGCAGCAGCTGATAAAAGAAAGTACTATTGCGCTGCTTGAATCGGCGGAGCTGACGCTGGAACAGCTGAGAGAACAGGCGGAAAGAATACAGAATGTACGTGATCTGATTGCGTTAATACCGGAGACACTCAGTATAGAGGATGACAGTTTCCAGATCGTATCGGATGCTCAGGCTGCGTATATTGCATTGTCCGGGGAGGAACGTCAGGAGATCACAGCAGAAGAAGCAGACGTGATAAGACACGCACAGGAAGTGCTGAATGAGTTGGCACAGCAGAATGCACAGTGGGAAGATATCGAGGTCAGCAAGGAGCTGGTTACGAAGATCTCGAATTATGGAGGAACGGCGGAACTTGAGGACGAGGAAGACATTCAGGCGATAAGGGCGGAGTATGACGGTTTTACTAATGTTCAGAAAGCTCTGGTAGAGAATTATTATTCACTGGTGGCACTGGAGGAGATACTGGCATCACTGCACCTGGATGTGGAGGTCGCGGCTGAAATCGAGGCAATGATTGCGGCAATCGGCGAGGTAACACTCGAAAAAGAGGAAGAGATCGTCGCAGTCGGTGCGGCATACCGCTCTCTGACGGCAAATCAGAAGCAGCTTGTGGGAAATTTCAGCGATCTGGTTGCAGCACAGCAGGCACTCTCTGTACTGCGCAACAACAGGCAGCAGGCACAGAAGACGATCGATAAGATTGAAGCGATTGGAAATGTAACACTGGACAGCCTGGATGCGATTTTGAAAGCGGAAAAGTCGTACGATAAACTGACAGATGCTCAGAAGTCCCTCATTAGTGAGGAACTGCTGAAAGTGCTTGCCGATGCAAGGACAGAGTATGACAGGCTGGAGGGTCTGGTGCTGAAAGGCATTGAACTGAGTGAGTCAGAGATTACACTTGCCATCGGCAGTACAGAAGAGATTACGGTGGGCTATGAACCTGAGAATACGCTTACGAGTAAGGAGATTTTGTGGAGCAGCAGTGATACGGAAGTGATCACCGTCGAGGATGGAGTGATCACAGCAGTTGGTGCCGGCGATGCCGCAGTGATAGCGAGAGCAAAAGCGAATAAAAGGATTATGGCTACCTGTGCGGTACATGTCAAGGTACCGCTGACAGGGATCACCGTCAACAGGAAGAGCATGGCACTGACAAGAGGAGAAGTGGCGCTGCTTCAGGTTGGATTTCTTCCGGAAGATACGACGGATGATAAGACAGTGACATGGACAAGCGGCGATCCGAAGGTGGCACAGGTCTCAGCTGCCGGTAAAGTGACAGGGATCGCAAACGGGAAGACGACGATCACAGCAAGCGTCGGAAAGTTTAAAGTGTCCTGCAGCGTCCAGGTATACAATTATAAGATTTCCTATCAGCTGAACGGCGGAACAAATAACAGCAGCAATCCCGTCAGGTACAGCGGACCGTGGAATGTGACCTTAAAAAATGCGACGAGAGCCGGCTATACCTTCGGCGGCTGGTATACAGACAAGAACTTTAAAAACAGGATTACCATGATAGAAAAGGGAAGCAATAAAGACTATACCCTTTATGCAAAATGGATCAAAGTGACGGCCCCGGGGAAAATGGAGATCTCCAGTCTGACTAATACGGCGGCGGGCAGCATGAAGGTCACCGTGAAAGGCAAACCCTCAGGGGCAGCCGGCTATCATGTCCTTTATGCCGATAACAGCGGAATGAAGAATGCGAAGAATATTTACACAACCATGTGGGGAGGAAAGACAATCACATCGCTGACACCGGGGAAAACGTATTATGTGAAAGTGCGTGCCTACAAGAAGGATTCCGCCGGAAAGACGATATTTGGCGCCTATACCGCAGTCAGAAGTGTTGCGCTTGTGATACCTGAAAAGACGGTGCTTTCCAAAGTTCAGTCCTGGGGTTCCCAGACATTGAAAATCAGCTGGGAAAAGGTAAGCGGAGCGAGCGGGTATCAGATCTATCAGAGAAGTTCCAAAACAGGGCCCTGGAAACAGGTCACACAGATTGCAAACGGGAACACTACATCCTATCTGCATGGCAACCTGATCTCCGGCAGGACATATGATTATGTGGTACGTGCATACCGTACTGTGAAGAATAAAAAATATATTGGAGCGAACAGCAATACCGTAAGCGGGAAACCCGTACCGGCACAGGTGAAGAATGTGACGGCAAGACAGGCATCGTCCAACAGCATAAAAGTCGGCTGGGGTAAGGTAAACGGAGCAAGCGGCTATCAGATCTACCGCAGAAATCCGGCGACAGGAAAGTACCAGCTCGTGGTACAGCTGAACCAGGCGGGCGCGACATCCTATACCGAAAAAGGCCTGAAAAAAGGAGTTACCTATACGTATGTGGTGCGTGCATACCGCACGGTGAACGGCAGTAAAGTACTGGGTGCCAACTCAGCGGAAACAAAAGGAAGTATCAAATAA
- a CDS encoding DUF4430 domain-containing protein, whose protein sequence is MKKDLLVLAFAALLIVLLIKGTKIQSVEDYYLTHVDDITEDSETVTVTIRCDTILDHYDQLDPKLQDEKYVPADGMILEPTRYVLRPGDTAFDVLNRAVRHEQIQMEFQGAKDNAYGSAYIQGINYLYEFSCGNLSGWMYRVNGEFPSYGISRYKLKDKDRLELVYTCDLGRDVGGYFGEQKEDESDE, encoded by the coding sequence GTGAAGAAGGATCTGCTGGTACTTGCATTTGCTGCACTGCTGATCGTGCTGCTCATCAAAGGAACAAAGATTCAGTCCGTGGAAGATTACTATCTGACCCATGTGGATGATATCACTGAGGATTCGGAGACGGTAACCGTCACCATTCGATGTGATACGATACTTGATCATTACGATCAGCTGGACCCCAAATTACAGGATGAAAAGTACGTTCCGGCGGACGGGATGATTCTGGAACCGACCAGATACGTGCTGCGTCCGGGTGATACCGCCTTTGATGTCCTGAATCGTGCGGTGCGTCATGAACAGATTCAGATGGAGTTTCAGGGGGCAAAGGACAATGCCTATGGCAGTGCCTATATACAGGGGATCAACTATCTGTATGAATTTTCCTGTGGTAATTTAAGCGGTTGGATGTACCGGGTCAACGGTGAGTTTCCGTCTTATGGGATCAGCAGATATAAGCTGAAGGATAAGGACCGGCTGGAACTGGTATACACCTGCGATCTGGGACGGGATGTCGGAGGATATTTCGGAGAACAAAAGGAGGATGAAAGTGATGAGTGA
- a CDS encoding prenyltransferase/squalene oxidase repeat-containing protein: MVTKTGRICSLLMALCLTLCLLPADFAYAEGHTDYTPQELLETMEDIIVWEKRQVGAAAAGDLFNNAFLQIAGTTNTDWTALAMGRSGYPDDYNAYLAVMADRVTGSYADKKRLVRDKATDWHRKTLAVLSLGGDPTAFGKDDSGNAVNLIADGVYNWSRTESLGEQGTNGWVYGLITLDSLRYQVPKGASETRQNIICEILKLQLDDGGFALDTSSSQNASDVDLTAMAVQALAPYYNSEETYEITRYKKQETKTVRQAVDAALTCLSESQRDDGGFVSWNMNNSESCCQVIVALCSLGIDPCGDSRFIKDENTVLDALMDYRNDDGGFLHSHEYDEENPDADPDKSNGMATQQAFYALTALCRYYGDMRTLYDFRPEMDEEVKARVEAARQAIDNLNADSPSEDLTAAFSAYREVPVEERSYIFNYVKLADLMEDAGMENDSEFLAASMEQNTGGNGAVTSLFGQDVSMSANITFTDEDAQKAGNLPDNGSTEYYLDVVKLLDKLDKSENAGQYEDTRKLLERKKDAIAVTQQEINDINDTVTDTLYPVDQISLRDKKAVEDIKHRIAALSDYDRQQIAQYEDIEQASVRIRNQVTAICIAAAASVLILVLLIIVIVRMRKRKAGKLRQKQRYDNIDDDYEEYDDDDDGED, encoded by the coding sequence ATGGTGACGAAAACGGGGCGGATCTGCAGCCTGTTAATGGCATTGTGTCTGACACTCTGCCTGCTGCCCGCTGATTTTGCATATGCGGAGGGACACACGGACTACACGCCGCAGGAACTGCTGGAGACCATGGAGGATATAATTGTCTGGGAAAAGCGTCAGGTGGGGGCTGCGGCTGCTGGTGATCTGTTTAACAATGCTTTCCTGCAGATTGCCGGGACGACAAACACGGACTGGACGGCACTCGCGATGGGAAGAAGCGGATACCCGGATGATTACAACGCGTATCTGGCAGTCATGGCGGACCGGGTGACTGGAAGCTATGCAGATAAAAAGAGACTGGTCAGGGATAAGGCAACGGACTGGCATAGAAAAACACTGGCGGTCTTAAGTCTGGGCGGCGATCCGACGGCATTTGGAAAAGACGATAGCGGCAATGCGGTCAATCTGATCGCGGACGGGGTTTATAACTGGAGCAGGACGGAATCACTGGGGGAGCAGGGGACAAACGGATGGGTTTACGGCCTGATCACGCTTGACAGTCTGCGCTATCAGGTGCCGAAAGGGGCATCTGAGACCAGACAGAATATCATCTGTGAAATTCTGAAGCTTCAGCTTGATGACGGCGGTTTTGCGCTGGATACCTCATCATCCCAAAATGCGTCCGATGTGGATCTGACCGCCATGGCTGTCCAGGCGCTGGCGCCCTATTACAACAGCGAAGAAACGTATGAGATCACACGGTATAAAAAACAGGAGACAAAGACAGTACGTCAGGCGGTGGATGCCGCGCTGACGTGTTTGTCTGAAAGCCAGCGGGATGACGGCGGCTTTGTCAGCTGGAATATGAACAACAGTGAGAGCTGCTGCCAGGTGATCGTGGCGCTGTGCTCACTGGGCATCGACCCGTGCGGTGACAGCCGTTTTATCAAAGACGAGAATACGGTGCTGGATGCCCTGATGGACTATCGAAATGATGACGGGGGATTTCTTCATTCCCATGAATATGATGAAGAAAACCCGGATGCGGATCCCGACAAATCAAACGGTATGGCGACTCAGCAGGCATTCTATGCACTGACCGCGCTCTGCCGGTATTACGGTGATATGCGCACGCTGTATGACTTTCGCCCCGAGATGGACGAAGAGGTGAAAGCCCGGGTGGAAGCGGCACGCCAGGCGATTGACAATCTGAACGCTGATTCGCCGTCTGAGGATCTGACGGCCGCATTTTCCGCTTATCGGGAGGTCCCGGTGGAAGAACGCAGCTACATATTCAATTATGTTAAGCTGGCAGATCTTATGGAAGATGCCGGCATGGAGAATGATTCGGAATTTCTGGCAGCATCGATGGAGCAGAATACCGGCGGAAATGGTGCGGTGACATCACTGTTCGGACAGGATGTGTCCATGTCCGCGAATATCACATTTACGGATGAGGATGCACAAAAAGCAGGGAATCTTCCCGATAATGGCTCGACGGAGTATTATCTGGATGTTGTCAAACTGCTTGACAAGCTGGATAAATCAGAAAATGCCGGTCAGTATGAAGACACGCGGAAGCTGCTGGAACGAAAAAAGGATGCCATCGCTGTTACACAGCAGGAGATCAATGACATCAACGATACCGTGACGGATACCTTATATCCGGTTGACCAGATCTCACTGCGGGATAAAAAAGCAGTCGAGGATATTAAGCACAGGATTGCGGCGCTCAGTGACTATGACAGGCAGCAGATTGCGCAGTATGAAGACATTGAACAGGCATCTGTACGGATCAGGAATCAGGTGACGGCGATCTGTATCGCGGCTGCTGCATCCGTTTTAATACTCGTCCTGCTGATCATCGTGATCGTCCGGATGAGAAAGCGAAAAGCCGGAAAGCTCCGTCAGAAACAGAGATATGATAATATAGACGACGATTACGAAGAATACGATGACGACGATGACGGGGAGGACTGA
- a CDS encoding ABC transporter ATP-binding protein — translation MELLKVENLNFTYPAQSEKTLKDVSLSVKEGEFIVLCGESGCGKTTLLRLLKRELAPYGQKEGQIVYRGCEQEKLDEKISACEIGYVMQNPENQIVMDKVWHELAFGLENMGLPQQTIRRRVGEMACFFGIDEWFRKETAQLSGGQKQLLNLASIMAMQPKILILDEPTSQLDPIAAADFIVTIGKLNRELGTTILMVEHRLEEVFPIADKVLVMEQGRILLCESPQAAGRRLKEIRGNHRMLVGFPSAVRIYHALDVPEAPCPVTVRDGREFLETYFSNQKQHRALHDNCQLDGKPAVVLKDVWFRYKRELPDVLEGVSLEVKTGEIVSILGGNGSGKTTLLSVISDMNHAYRGRIRILGKKLKAYRGNELYKHTLAMLPQNPQTVFIKESVREDYKEMQKVMEYSDSEMDRQVEEVEKLLGISALMDKHPYDLSGGEQQKAALGKVLLLQPKILLLDEPTKGIDAYSKHRLVGLMKKLQEDGMTILMVTHDVEFAAEVSNRCAMFFDRELTSVDPPAEFFCGNSFYTTAANRIARQMFDDVVVCEDIVSLCRINGRKEEEHEDKTINGDSAAGRLCGGAHLLRSHGVSGQAL, via the coding sequence ATGGAATTACTTAAAGTCGAGAATCTGAATTTTACATACCCTGCTCAGAGTGAGAAGACGCTCAAAGACGTATCGCTGTCTGTAAAAGAGGGAGAATTTATCGTACTCTGCGGCGAGTCCGGGTGCGGTAAGACGACACTTCTGCGCCTGCTGAAGCGTGAGCTTGCTCCCTACGGGCAAAAGGAAGGACAAATTGTATACAGGGGCTGTGAACAGGAAAAGCTGGATGAGAAAATATCGGCCTGCGAGATCGGATATGTGATGCAGAATCCGGAAAATCAGATCGTGATGGACAAGGTCTGGCATGAACTTGCGTTTGGACTCGAGAATATGGGACTTCCCCAGCAGACGATCCGACGGCGGGTCGGAGAGATGGCATGTTTTTTCGGGATTGATGAATGGTTTCGAAAAGAAACGGCACAGCTCTCAGGAGGGCAGAAGCAGCTGCTGAATCTGGCTTCCATCATGGCGATGCAGCCGAAGATACTGATACTGGACGAACCGACCTCGCAGCTGGATCCGATTGCGGCCGCAGATTTTATTGTGACGATCGGGAAGCTGAACCGTGAGCTTGGAACGACCATCCTGATGGTTGAGCACCGCCTGGAAGAAGTGTTTCCCATCGCTGACAAAGTTTTGGTGATGGAGCAGGGCCGTATATTGCTGTGCGAATCCCCGCAGGCAGCCGGAAGACGGTTAAAGGAAATCCGGGGAAATCACAGGATGCTGGTGGGTTTTCCCAGCGCTGTGCGCATCTATCATGCGCTGGATGTGCCGGAGGCGCCGTGCCCGGTGACCGTGCGGGACGGAAGGGAATTTCTGGAGACATACTTTTCGAATCAGAAGCAGCACAGGGCTTTACATGATAACTGCCAGTTGGATGGAAAGCCTGCTGTTGTGCTCAAGGATGTCTGGTTCCGCTATAAACGGGAACTCCCGGATGTGCTCGAGGGAGTATCGCTGGAGGTTAAGACCGGAGAGATCGTGAGTATCCTGGGGGGCAATGGCTCGGGAAAGACGACGCTGCTCAGTGTGATCTCCGACATGAATCACGCATACCGGGGCAGGATCCGCATCCTGGGGAAAAAATTGAAAGCCTACAGGGGAAATGAACTGTATAAGCATACGCTTGCGATGCTGCCGCAGAATCCGCAGACCGTGTTTATCAAGGAAAGCGTGCGGGAGGATTACAAAGAGATGCAAAAAGTCATGGAGTATTCTGATTCCGAGATGGACAGGCAGGTGGAAGAGGTGGAGAAGCTTCTGGGAATCTCTGCGCTGATGGATAAACATCCGTATGACTTAAGCGGCGGAGAACAGCAAAAAGCCGCTCTGGGAAAGGTTCTGCTGCTGCAGCCGAAGATCCTGCTGCTGGATGAGCCGACAAAAGGTATCGATGCTTATTCCAAGCATCGTCTGGTGGGACTGATGAAAAAACTGCAGGAGGACGGCATGACGATCCTGATGGTAACGCATGATGTGGAATTTGCAGCCGAGGTATCGAACCGCTGCGCCATGTTTTTTGACCGGGAGCTGACGTCGGTGGACCCGCCGGCGGAATTCTTCTGCGGAAACAGCTTCTACACAACAGCGGCGAATCGCATTGCCAGACAGATGTTCGATGATGTGGTGGTATGTGAGGACATCGTCAGTCTCTGCCGCATCAATGGGAGAAAGGAAGAGGAACATGAAGATAAGACGATTAACGGGGATTCTGCTGCTGGTCGCCTCTGCGGCGGGGCTCATCTTCTGCGGAGTCACGGCGTTTCAGGACAGGCGCTATAA